TACAAAACTCCTTCGTGATAAGTCAACCTATTTCTTTCCAATTCCCATAGTTTTATTTGATCGACAACAGTCGGAGGCAGAGGCTGTTTCGCCTCAGCCATCAGCATTTGCTGATGAGCATGCTGCTTGAGGTAGCCAATTATTTGGTCGGCAGTAATACCACCGCGTAGAGCTTGTCTTATTGAATCACGAGTTATCACCCCTACTACTAAATTTGGAAATCtgacaaaagaaaaaatggtatgcaacataaaatttcattaattgtaCAATTACCTATACATAAGTTCAGTGAATAACGCGATCAGCGCCACCTGTAAATTTGAGTCTGTATATGCATATACCCTGTAATTCGTTTCTACTATGATGTAGCCCTTGGGGCTATCCTCCTCAAGAACtggtacatttttattatgacTACTCGTTATGTTTAATGCTAACCTAGTAGGATAAAATCGCCCCGCTTTACGCTGAAACAAAATTGAGAAATGTGtaggaaatatttacaaaacgtTTCGTAGCAGGTACCTTTCTTTGGTATACTAAACCAAATTCTCGTAAATGCTGCAGGAAAACTAAAAGCCCTGGACTCATTCCTTCAGTACTATAGTCCTACGAAAGACAAGTGAAAAAGTATTAGAGTGAATTAACGCTCTTAAAGTATATGTACCTTCCCTAATGTGCTAAAACTgagttgaaataaaaatgttaagcATTCAACTAAGTCCAATCCTCTCTGTTCAACAGTATCCAGGTATTGGAGTAAAAAGTGCCACACTTGGGCATGCCTGTCAAGAAGTAAAAATTGGAAGCCCTGTCTTGTAATTACAGGACTACCATCTTCCTCATCTCTAAAAAAGAGTGTTCACAAGctattaaagaattaaactttttgtaGGATGAACTGACCTTTTCATGAGACCGGCATGAAGCAAAATTCTGACTGCATCTGCGGATATGCCTTCTTGCTGTTGAGACCCAACCATATAATGTAGAACACACTCCCATCTTTCCGACGAGTATGAGTCTAAAAAGTTTGTATCCCGGGCATTTTTATCGACTTCTAATGCTGACGACATACTCCATGGTTTACCACTACAAACGCGTTAAATAAAACAcctaaattgtaaaaatgtctgaattttttttacaactaatgagattttatatttaaatgtttcctACCTACTTACCCGCCTAACAATgcaatcttcaaattttttttaaaagtcgAGGAAAGCATCCAACCAATTAAGCCGCCAGGGAGAGAGGCTTCTATCCAAACATTCAGCTCGGTCAAAACTTGAGTCACATAATGGTGATCTCTGCATAAAATTtgcagaattttattttcagatgcTCTAGTAATATTCACAAGCCTAATTcttttatcattaaatataaagtttttaccAATCTTTCTAGACAAcattaagaaatatttggTAGCACattgaattgaattgaaaattaagcTGCAGAAGTGATTTGTATTTTTAGAGTCAacatgtacattttttaatttattaaagcaGACACATTTCACttataatgaagcctttttaacaattttgtatTGAAGCTAATTATTCACAAAGtaggtttatttaaatgttactTTTCTACAAAAGATGGCCCCATCTgcacatattaaaaaatgagttcatcaaaacaaaataaaaaatgagataCACAAAAGTCCATATTAAAACAGTTAATCAAACACTTAGATACAGAACTCAGGAAATAAcagttttaatgttttctttttttttacataaacacTCAATATGTTTTTTAGTTACTTACTGACGTTTTGTATGTAGACTATTCTAACAAATTTATAAGTAAATTTACAGTCAGTAGCTTATCAAAAAAAGTGTATCTGTCTTCAAGTTAGCAAATACATTAAAGGAAACTACCATAGTTTTAGCATACCTATTATCTTAAATTCCTTTGAGTACCTCATCAAAAAGAatactatatttttaacacaCTTCAATCTTATGATTCCTATATGTGCCccaatataaaaacaaaaaacttaaaaaaaaaagcacacGACCTGAAATACCCACTATAcggaatgaaaaaaaaattcaatacagtaaaacaattaaaaaaaaagggataAAAGAACTTTTCTATAATATAACCTTTACTCAATGATTTGTAATTATATATAACCATTTCAGTAAAACTTAGATCAACACCTAGATTCAGAAAATAAGATctttttatttgtgattttccaTAGGTAATATAAGTCTCTTCAGAggcatttttaatgaatatattttgctATATGTTATAATTACTTACTTTGAAAAAGTTTGACTACCCCAGGAAGCCACCACTGCTTGAGGCACTGGCTGTTCTACAAAAAGAATTCTTATCACATACTGCCGGGCTAATTCTGGAAGCTCCCTGTAATTGAATAGGATTCATTTGCTGGAGTTCAAAAGATACTTCAATTCCAGTATTACAAATGTTGGAAGAAATACTGCACATAACTATTTCAAACTGTTAAATTAAGGGCTAAAGTACTGTACCTTATAACTATAATGCATAAAATATGCCAACAattgtattaattaattaataggcTAATTTGGAAAGGAGGAGACTGCATAATAAGAGCCACCTTCTCAAGAAATCATcttcaattaatattttgggGAAAAATTGTTTCCTCTTATCTTGATTATACCTTCTTTGAGGACTTTGAggatattctttatttttattaagaaataagataaaattgcaaatttgcaGGAATTTgcacaatgaaaaaattttctacTTATTTAAGTAAGTTACTTTTACATGAGGACTCTTTTTAAACACTCTCCTGGATCCATaactaattcaatttttaaaatttacctagATGCATCATGTAGGAAATATAAGAAGTCATGAAACGAGCTTCTATACTTAAATGCAAACACCTAAATAAGACCCTGATTTCCTAATGTATCAATCACCCTGTTACCCCATAGCTTAACACAAATTAACTTGTTTATAGCACCTATCTTACTAATGTTTAtgttaagttaaaatttagttttttgctaTAGACATAATGAATTTTGCACATATTTTCCTACTTCACTCAAATTAGTTTATTTGTGGTTCtgcataaattattttgcaatggATGAGAGACTAAAGGTTTAGCCCTTAAAAGTTTGATAGAAACAAATCAATTACATATTACCACAACTTACCTATATACAGCTAAACAGATAGCAGGATGATTGTAAAGTTCTTCTAACACAGTTTGGCGCAAAGTCTTCAAATACTCATAGAGATTCTTACactccaaatttaattgtgttATAACAGTTGAAATTTCTTGTTTCGAGCTTCCAATACCATTGTTGGCCATTTAAATCTAGTGTCTAGTGTTAAACCTTATTGTACTGACTATTGGGGCCCCttctgaataatttttgagtaTATCATAGGTTAGAAAAATTACGGTTTCACAATCCGGTTATTCCTATAGGAAATAAATTAGATAGAACTTCAGTTGAACTAATACTTCATTCATTAGAAGTTACAGGA
This genomic interval from Euwallacea fornicatus isolate EFF26 chromosome 24, ASM4011564v1, whole genome shotgun sequence contains the following:
- the mrn gene encoding general transcription factor IIH subunit 4; protein product: MANNGIGSSKQEISTVITQLNLECKNLYEYLKTLRQTVLEELYNHPAICLAVYRELPELARQYVIRILFVEQPVPQAVVASWGSQTFSKDHHYVTQVLTELNVWIEASLPGGLIGWMLSSTFKKNLKIALLGGGKPWSMSSALEVDKNARDTNFLDSYSSERWECVLHYMVGSQQQEGISADAVRILLHAGLMKRDEEDGSPVITRQGFQFLLLDRHAQVWHFLLQYLDTVEQRGLDLVECLTFLFQLSFSTLGKDYSTEGMSPGLLVFLQHLREFGLVYQRKRKAGRFYPTRLALNITSSHNKNVPVLEEDSPKGYIIVETNYRVYAYTDSNLQVALIALFTELMYRFPNLVVGVITRDSIRQALRGGITADQIIGYLKQHAHQQMLMAEAKQPLPPTVVDQIKLWELERNRLTYHEGVLYSQFLSQADFNVLKEYAQTNDVLIWCNKEKRTLVIDKNAHDDVKKFWKKYSKGS